Part of the Leptolyngbya sp. BL0902 genome, CGGCTGGCCATGCGCGACACCCCAATGGCCAGGGTAATCGTCACCACGGCGGGCAAGCCTTCGGGGATGGCACTCACCGCTAGGGCCACCGCCGCCTCAAACATCTCCAGGGGAGAATTGCCCCAACCCAGCCCCACGGCAAAGGTGACTGCCGCCACGGAGAGGATGGCATAGAGCAGGGTTTTGCTGAAGCGGTCAAACTTGCGCGTCAGGGGCGTCACCAAACTGCCCCCCGCCTCCATCAGTTTGGAAATGCGCCCGGTTTCCGTATTCAACCCGGTGGCGACGACGATGCCTTCCCCCTGGCCAAAGGTGACGAAACTACCCGCATAGGCCATGTTGTGACGGTCGGCCAAACTCGTATCAGCGGGAAGGGTCTCCAAATCCGGCTGCTTTTCCACCGCCACGGATTCCCCCGTTAGGGCAGATTCATTAATTTGCAGCGTCCGCCCCCGCAGCAATCGCAAATCAGCGGGCACCTTATCGCCAGAGTTCAGCAGCACAATATCCCCCGGAACCAGGTCGCGGGAGGACACTTGCTTGGTCTGGCCATCCCGCCGTACCATGGCCTCGGTTTCCACCGCCGCCGCCAGGGCTGCAATGGCGCTTTCCGCCTTCGATTCCTGAACAAAGCCGATAATGGCGTTGATCACCGTGACGCCCCAAATCACCCCGGCATTCGTCCACGACCCCAGCAGCGCCTTGATTAACCCCGCCACCAGCAGAATGTAGAGCAACGGCTGATTGAACTGGAGCAGGAACAAAATAATCGGGTGCTTGCCCTTTTTGCCTTTAATTTCGTTGGGGCCGTAGCGATCTAATCGGGCATGGCTCTCCTTCTTCGAGAGCCCCTGATCGGGATCGACCCCCAACTGCTGAATCACCACCTGGGCCGACACATGGTGCCACGCCAACTCCTCTGCACCGGGCTGAGGGGACGTGGGCTGGGATGGGGAAAGGGACTGCGCCATGGCACATCCTCCTTGAACTAACAAACCATTGGGGAAGGGATTTACGGGAGCATGACCTTGCGATAGGGGCTATATCAACGCGCACCTTTGCCCTTCCCGGCACTGGTTCCATACTACACGGCACCCTGAAGCAAGCGGCTTTGGCACGGACGTTTGAGAGGGGCACCGTCGGAATCATCTCCGTTCTCACCCATCCTGCCCAACACCCCGAGGCTGATCCACTGACCGTCGCGAGGGTGTCTTGGGTTGAGGCTGGTTTTCTCATACTGAATCCGGCTTGCTTCCCCCAGGGTGGGCTGACCGGGCCTCAGGCCACGGAGCTTAACCCGCACTGAGGTTCCCCTAAGGTTTATCGAAGTGGAAATCGGGGTTTTCGAGATCTGATTTGGTATCAGACCTCCATGCGTCCCTGGCAGCGGGGACAAAGGCCGTAGACGGTAAACTGTCCATCTAGCAGCGCAAAACCACGATTTCGGGTTTCTCGAGCAGTGACTTCGGTGATAGCGTCGTCTTCAAATTCCTGCACATCGCCGCACTGCACACAAACCAGGTGGTGATGCTGTTCCCAAATGGGGCTTTTGAGTTCGTAGTATTTGCGCCCTTCTGCCAGTTCTAGCTCTTGCAAAAGGCCTAATTTCACCATCACATGTAGTGCGCGATACACGGTAGACACGCTAATTTTTTCGCCCTGCTCCCCAAGGTACTGATAAATTTCTTCGGCACTAAGATGATGGCAGTTAGCCTTTTCTTTGAACAGGGTGAGAATTTTTTGTCGCTGCACCGTCAGCCGAAAGCCTTCCCGATTTAGGGTTTCTTTCAACAGTCCAGGGCTAATCATCGCCTGGGAGTCTGGGGTGTCTGGTAGTGGTGTGTCGTGCTCACCCATTCTGACCTCTAGCATGGATACCCTGCGCTACGTTTGTAAAAGCTTGTCCTTTAGAACAATTTGGGAAGGACATAGAGTTGAAGATGGAATCGTTATTGAAAATGATTTTCGATATTTAGATAACGATATTTTAAGTTTGCTTTCCGCGAGTGAAGTGGTTATTGAAAATCATTTTCGCTAGGCAAAAATATCGCTTTCATGGCATCGTTCTCCTTGTGTTTAATCAGTAAAGAAACTATCATCAAAGGCCATGGACGATGGTTCAACCGTCATCATGACCTGATGCCACGGTTGACAACATGACCGCTGGAATGGGCCAAAAACGCCAATTTTGAAGGAGAGTGCTATGCCTATCACCGAAACCTTGCTGCAATCCTACGGAGAGGTTGTGGATAACTGCATTGGGCTGGAAAAATCGGTGACGGAGCCGATTATTGAGGGACTGGGCACCGTCTACGCCAGCTTTATGGCGCTGTATATGCAGTACCAAAAACACCATTTTGTGGTGGAAGGTTCGGAGTATTACATGCTCCACGACTTTTTCTCGGAGAGCTACGAGGCCGTCCAAGATCATGCCCATGAGGTGGGTGAGCGGCTGCACGGGCTGGGTGGCGTTCCTGCCGGACGGCTGACCACCCTGGCCAACCTCTGCGCCTTCGAGCCGGAGGGGGATGATGTCTACCGCTGCCGGGTGATGATTGCCAACGACATGAAGGCCGAACAGGCCATGATTGAGCTGATTCGTCGGCTGGCGTCCCAGGCTGAAAGTATGGGCGACCGCGCCACCCGCCACCTCTACGAGCAAATTTTGCTGAAAACCGAGGAACGGGCCTATCACCTGGAGCACTTCCTCACCCCCGACAGCCTGAAGCTGGCTTGGTAAGGCAAGTTCGCTCGATAAGACCATTGGTCTACGCCGTTTTGTCGTCAGCTTAGACGCTACGGCTCTGAGATCCATAGCGATGGGATCCCTAGCACTGAACGGCTTTGGGTGAAATGAATCCATCCGGCCCATCATTGAACGTGGGCCAAAAGTGCGATTGCACGGTCGGGGGTGACTCGGCTGTGCATTTTTTTCTGGGGCATCACCCGCAGGTTTGGCCCCTGTTTACAGGCTCCCATGCAGCCCGTGCCTTCTACGGTGATGTGCCGCAAATCGGGGTTGCCCTCCACTTCACCCTGAAGCGCTTGCAGGATGTGCTGTCCGCCCTGCCGAAAACATTTGCCCTTGCGGCACACCTGAATGCAGGCAGGTTTGGTGGCAGCGGGTTTTGGACAAGTCTTTCCATTGGTCTCGACCGCTTTTCTGGCCACCGTAGCAGCCTCAGCCAGGGCGTCTTTCAGGGCTTGGGGCACCTCGGTTTCGGGCCAGGGGATGAGGTTTAAGCCCCGCCAGCGGTCGTCGTCGCGGTAGGCCCACACCTGCACCCAGGCACCGGGTTGCAGTTCGCGCACCAGCATCGGACGCAGATACTTGGGCAGCTTAACCGCTACCTCTCCCTCGGCGGCGTGGAGGATCAGCCCCTTAAGTTTGCCCTTGGCCGACCGCATTGGCCCAGTGTATTGCCCCCGTAGCACCTGACCCTGGGGACTAGAGCTAGGTTGGGAAAGACCTGGTTGAGGCGCAGGGGCCACCACCATAGCCGAAGCAGACCGAGAAAATCGAGAGGATTCGTCACGCATTATTTAGCAATCCTTTGCTGCCAGCAGCGATTGAGGTGGGCGGCGAGATCGGCCTTGGGGGCGGTTTGGGTTTTGACGACGCTCCAAATTTGAGCCAGGGCCAGGGGCGTTTCGGCGGAGACCCGCAGGGGTTGATGCACCCCGCACTGGCAGGGAATGGCGAGGGTTTGCAAACGGCGGTAGACCTCCCAAGTGGCGACCCGGTCGAGGTCGAGGGGAAGGGTTAGCGCGGAGGATGGGCCAATGAGGACAGGGGAAGAAGAGAGCGGCATAGCCAGGGGAATGAGAGACCTTTGGTATGGGGGACGACCAGGGCAAAACCCACCGCTGGCCCACGATCCTCTTGCCATTGGTTCTGAATAAAGGATGCCTGGGTGCCTCAACCAAAGGGCTGGCGTGACTCCCAAAGAGGGCTCAAGTTCTCTGCTAGCAAACGCTTGAGAGGTCTACAGCGCTGTGCTAGAGCATTTGAGGAACCATCCTTAATGAAGATCGTTTCCACTAAGATAACCAACCCCTGAGTTTAATGCAATAGACTTTCAATAAGGAGATTCTGTGAAAGCTGGAAAACCCTTGTATATGAATCAATTCAAGCTTTAACCTGAAATTAACTCTCAATGAAAAAATGCAGCAGCTTAGACTAACTTTCGATAAGCCCAGTTCTTAGCCCCCCTACTCCGACTCCTACAACGTCTGAAGTGTGACCAGTCTGTCCTCGGTGAGCGGCGTGGGGGTGAGGCTGTAGAGAATGCCATCGGCCACGGATACCAGGTTGAGGTAGTAGGGATCCTCCCCTGCCTTAGCTACTCGATAAATCCGCACGCCCGTTTCGGTAGAGAGCACTTCCCCCGTGATGTTGCTGAGGGTGTAGCCCTGGGCTTCCAAATTGTCTTGAAGGGATCGTGCTGCGCCGCGCCAGCCGCCTTCTACGGGGCTAGTCCAGCAGGCTTCACCACCGCAGTCGGCCTGTTGCGCCCCCTGGAAGTGGGGAAAATTAGCAAAGGGCTGGGGTTCAGGAGCGGTGGTGTCTGCTGCGATGGTTTCCGCGATGGGTTCCGGTGCTGGATCCGCCGCAATCGGTTCTGGGACAGGTGACTCAGGGGCAGCGGTTACGGGAGGTTCAACAGCCGCAGGGGCCACCTCCGAAATGGCTTCCGGGACAGGTTGTGGACTGGGGGGAATGACCCTCGGTGCTGGATCCACCGCTACCGCAGCGGGCATTGTTTCGGGAGGAGAAACAACCGGAAGGGGTAGCTCTGGTTCCGCTTGGTCTGGACGGGTTGGCAGTACGGCCACATCCATCGTCACCGTGGGCGGTTCTTCGAGGGCTGCGAGATCTTCGGTTTCGGGGGTGCTAGACGACCAGGGTAAACCCAGTAATACCCCATGGGCACCCAAGGATGCCGCCAAACACAGCCCTCCTAGCCAAGGCTTGAGCTTGGCCAGCCCCAATGGTCGGCCTGAGGTGCGTGGAATGGGGGTGGAATGGGTGGAAACCTGTAGAGTCATTATCGCAAGACTTTGGCAGTAGTTTTGGCTAGATAACGGGATCAGTTCACCATTAGCTTACGCCAAATCACCTGATCAATCTATGAGTTTACAGGGAAATTAAGGATTTCCAAGCCCGTCAGGCGGCGATATTGCGCCTATGCCAGTTGCCACTCGCCGCCACCTATACGGGGATGATTTTTTAATTTGTTGGGAAACTATGTCAATAAGCGCTACAATGCAGTCGAAGTTGACGCCCGGAGACATTCCTCTGAGGGCGCTTTGAAGGTTTGAGGTATTCGACGTGTCAAGCAAATTAGGACGACGTGCATTTTTAGGGGCCGGAGCCGCCGCTACCGCCATCGCAGTGGGAGGCTTAAAATCACAATCTGCCCAGGCTCAGTTTCCGTGGTTCCGCAATCGAGGTCAGGTTGTTAATCTCTACTCGTCGCGCCACTACGACACCGACGAACAGCTCTACGACGGCTTTCGACAGGCCACTGGAATCCGAGTCAACGTGGTGGAAGCTGAGGCTGATCAGCTCATTGAGCGCATTAGAAGCGAAGGCCAAAATAGCCCTGCCGACCTCTTGATGACTGTCGATGCAGGTCGTCTATGGCGGGCAGAACAGGAAGGTCTATTCCAGGCGGTCAACTCCTCGGTGCTGACGGGGGCCATTCCTGACCACCTGCGCCACCCCGATGGGCAATGGTTTGGCCTGACCCAACGGGCTAGAGTGCTGATGTACCACAAAGATCGGGTTAACCCCTCAGAACTGTCTTCCTACGAAGATCTCGTTGATCCCAAGTGGCGGGGACGCATCCTCACCCGGAGTTCCACCAACATTTACAGCCAGTCTTTGGTCGGGTCTCTGATTGCCGCCCATGGCTCCGAGGAAACCGAAACTTGGGCGCGGGGCTTGGTGGCCAACCTAGCCCGCGATCCCCAGGGGGGCGACACCGACCAAATCAGAGCCGTGGCGGCTGGTTTGGGGGATGTGGCTATCTCCAACACCTACTACCTGGCTCGGCTGATTAAGTCGGATAACGCCGCAGATCGGGCCGTGGCCGAAGCGATTGGCGTGTTCTTCCCCAACCAAAATGACCGGGGCACCCACGTCAATATCAGTGGAGCTGGAGTGCTACGCAGCGCCCCCAACGCCGCCGCCGCCATTCAGTTTCTAGAGTACTTGGTGAGCCCAGAGGCTCAGCGCATCTTCGCTGAAAGCAACAACGAGTACCCCGTGGTAGAAGGCGTCGCCATCGACTCCGTAGTGGCCAGCTTTGGCGAGTTCAGGGCCGATCCCCTCAATGCCGCCGTCTTTGGCCGCAATAATCCCGAAGCTCTTCGCATTACCGACCGCGCTGGCTGGAAGTAATTCCACGCCCGCCACAGACGGCCCGCTCCCCACCCGTCAAACCGTAGGGGCGAGGAAACCTCGCCCTGCCAGATGTCTACCTGTGGGCAGCATCAGGGTTGCGTCCTGTCTTAAATCAGCGAAGATGGGAAGCGACGCATCTTGTATTAACCCCATGGCCGAGGCTCTGAAACTAGCGGTAAACGGCACCCTCATGCGGGGGCTAGAACTCAACCCCAACCTGATCCAGGCTGGGGCTGAGTTTTTGTATGAAGCTACAACCACGCCCAACTATCGCCTATGGTCGATTCAAGATCGGCATCCGGCCATGGTGCGCGTGGCTGAAGACGGTGTAGCCGTAGCCCTAGAGGTCTGGCAAATGTCCGCTGGGGGGTTGGTGCAGGTGCTCTTGCAAGAACCGCCCGGATTGTCTATCGGCAAAGTTACCCTCAGCACAGGGGAAACGGTGTTGGGGGTGCTGGGGGAACCGATCCTCTGCGAAGGCCAGCGGGAAATTTCCGAATTCGGCGGCTGGCGGGCCTATAGGGCGCAGTCTGCCCACCCATAATAGGGGGCTCTCCGGCAGAGTATCCTGCCAGCGGCGGAAATGTTAGGGCCACCGTCAGATTGTGAGGGGGGATACGGCCAGGTCACAGTGCCTCTGCTAGGGTAGGGTAAATCCGTAAATTCCACATTTCACATTTCACTTTATTACGTTCCCTCCCAGAGATAGAAAAAACAAAAAAGAGGGCACTATAACAATGGTTGACCTTATCACTCCAGGAAATGCAGGTCATGGAAATTCCCCAAGCTATCATTGACGATCTGATTTTGACCCTCCACCAGTCCCAGCGATCTACGGTATTGATCGGCGGCACCAGCGGTCAAGCAGCCAATGACGTCAACCTCCACAATCAGAGCCGTCGCCATCGTCAGCAGCAACAGGCCATTGCCTCGGTCATTGGCACCGTGATGGAGTTTGCCAGCGACGATGTCAAAGCCCGGTTGGCCTCCAGCTACCAGCAATCGCCCAGCTTGCCCAAACCCCAATAGGCCCAATCAATCCGTTTTTTGCTCGACCCCAAACCCCACCAGCACCAGGGTATCGAGGGGTTGTCCAGGCTCAGGATGCTGATAGTTGAGAATGCGACGAATCCGCATCTTGGGATTAACCAACACAATGGAATCCACGGAAACTACGCGGGTGTAGGGCGTAGTCATCAAGAGTTCGCGGTTGCTGGGGTCGTAGCGAAAGCTCGACACAATGGGACGGGCTTCCTCGTAGGCTCGATCTCGCAGGTAGTCTCCGGTGATGATGCCATGGGTCTGTTGTTTGGGCACAAACAGCGCCCGCAGCTCCTGGGAAACCTTTTCGCCCTTATCAGAAACCGTGTGAAAGACCAGGTTGAACCCCGGTAGGCCATCGAGGTTGTCTGGAACGGCGTAGGCGTTGTCGGCCAAGACTTGGCGCTTTAGATCAGGGGAGATGGCCTCTACCTGAAAATCGGTGTGGGAACGCTCAACCTCCTGGTGGGTGAGGTAGTGGTAGGTGCGCTCAATCGACCAATGGCCAATGCAGCACTCAAAAAAATAGTGAATGTCCGAAAGATTCATTGCCATTGGCGACCTAAAAACCTCAGTATTCAGCCTCCCTTATCGTAACCCTAGCGCGAAACAGCCACGATTCAGCCATCGGTGCATAGCGCCTAGATCCGGGTTGACCAGGAAAACTGGCTAGATCCCATAGCGGTCGAAGGGGCCAGAGACCTAACCCCTAGGTGAATCCAATGCTGTAGAGGCGCAGTTTTCGCGCCCGCCACAGAATCCTGGGTTAGTCAGGCAGGTCTAGTCCCCATTGTTAGGAATTGCAGGTAGCCATGGCCATTGAGTAAAAATGCTTACAGATTATCCTAGCCAGGGGCGTACAATCAGCCCCAACACTGGGTGTACCGGATCGCGCTCCACCTTGCCGACCCGCATCACCATGGCTATAGTGAAGAGAGAAAAATATTAAGAAACGTAAATTAAAGTCTCATTTTTTGTCGATTGCTTGACCTCAGCTTTTCCTAGCCCTGCTCCCATTGTGGATGTTGCCCTATGCCCTTCTCCGCTGAAACTGCCCGCATTCTTGCTGAGCCCCTCGTCACAGCATTCTTTCAGGAAACGGCGGGGGAGTGGCGGTCAGAGCGCCGTTACTACACCCTCAGCAGCGGCGAAACCCAGGAGGTAATCAGCCAAATCACCATTGATTTTTTGGAGCCGGGGCATCCCCAACTGCTGCACCTCGCCGATCTGCACCAGATCGGCCCCAACACGCCGCTCATTTGTGGCACCGCCGTATCCTGGGAAAGTAACTATGTGGGCACAGGCAAAAAGCCTGTCAAGGGCAGCACCCTGTTTGGTGTGCGCGGCACCACACTGTATCGAGATCGGGGCTTTGCCACTAGCAAACCCGTCACCGCCCAATACACCTTCCGCGATAACCGCACCCTGCAACTCAAAACCCAGTACAACGGATCCTCCTTTGAAGAAGAAATTCGGCTGATTGGCCAACGCTACCGCACTCGGCAAACGGTGATCTCCCGCGCCGGAGAAGAACTGATGATTGGCCAATACCTCGAAACCCGCTGTTAGGGATTCTGCACTAATTCTGCTACCCACGGGAGGAGGGAGGAACTGTAGCGCGGCGGGAACGTTGGGTGAGCAATCCGTGGCGGGGGCTGAGGAAAAATGCTAGGACAAAGAACCCAGAGGCCACCAGCACAATGGCGGGGCCAGAGGGTAGGTTGAAATAGTAGCTGAGGTACATGCCGCTAAGGCTGGAAATGACGCCAATGCCTGCCCCCAGCGCCATGACCTGATGCATCCGGGGCACCAGCAGGTAGGCCGTTGCGCCAGGGGTAATCAACAGCGCTAGGACGAGGATTACCCCCACCACTTTCATGCTGGCCACCACGGTGAGGGCAATCAGCACCATGAGGCCAAGGTTGAGCCGCCCCACGGGCAAGCCACTGGCCTGGGCACCGAGGGGGTCGAAGCTATAGAACAGTAATTCTTTATAGAACAAAGCCACCGCCAACAGCACTAAGGCGGCAATGATGGCGGTATCTCGCACATCGCCGGGGGTAACGCCGAGAATGTTGCCAAAGAGAAAGTGATTCAGGTCGATTTTGTTGTCTTTTTGAATCGTCGTAATTAACGTAATGCCGAGGGCAAAAAAGGCCGAAAAGACAATGCCCATGGCGGCATCTTCTTTGATGGGCGACCGTCGATGAATCCAGGCGATCAGCACCGTGCTAATCACCCCGGCGATGAACGCCCCCGCAAAGATATTCACCCCCAGCCAAAAGGCCAAGGCCAGACCGGGCAACACCGAATGGCTAATGGCATCCCCCAGCAGGGCGAGGCGCTGCACCATTAGGTAGCTGCCCACCACCGAGCAAATGATGCCCACCATCACCGCCACCGCGAGGGATCGCTGCATGAAGGCGAATTGCAGCGGCTCGTAGAACCAATTCAGCAGGGCCAAACTGGGCCACAACGTAGGGGATAACACCGAGCTAGGCGGCATGGCCAAAGAAACCAATGTGGCCCCCGTAGGCGCGGGTCATGTTGTCACGGGTGAGCACCCACTCGCGGGGGCCAGCGGCAATGAGTTCTTTATTTAAGAGAATAATCTGATCAAAATTGGTGATGGATTCGCCCAAATCGTGGTTTACCACCAGGACGGTTTTTCCGGCATTGGCCAGCTCATGGAAAATCTGAAAAATCACCGCCTCAGTTTTTTGATCCACCCCCACAAAGGGTTCATCAAAACAGAAGATTTCCGCTTCCTGGGCCAGGGCACGGGCCAAAAATACCCGCTGCTGCTGTCCACCCGAGAGGGCACCGATGGGGCGATCTTGAAAGTCCAGCATCCCCACCCGATCCAGAGCATCCCTTGCGATTTGGCGACTGGTGGCCGAAAACCGATGCAGCCAGCCCGTTTTTTTCACGCGGCCCATCATCACCACATCCCACACCGTGGCCGGAAACGTCCAGTCAATCTGGGAGCGCTGGGGCACGTAGGCCACCCGATCCAGTTGGTGCGCCAGAAGATCATCGCCGTAGGTCACGCGCCCCGTCACCGTCGGAATCAGCCCCAGCATCGCCTTCATCAGCGTGCTTTTGCCTGCACCGTTGGGGCCAAAGACACCCACCAGCCGACCGGGCCGCACCGTGAGGTTAATGTTCCGCAACGCCTGGGTATCGCGGTAGTTCACCGTGAGGTGATCCACGGTGATTTTGGGGGCGTTTTGGGCGTCGCCGTTGGGGATGCGAGGGGAACGGGGTGCCATAAAAATCTCCAAAGATCGCCGAGTCTGGATGGCCCTCTCCCCCAGCCCCTCTCCTTCCTGGGAGAGGGGAGCTAGAAGCTTTTAAAGTTCCTTTTCCTTAGGGAGAGGGATTTAGGGTGAGGGGACAGAAAGGGAAGCTTTCAAAAATGAAACGATTATGAAAGATAGTGTACCGTAAAAATGAAAGGATTATGAAATGTAGCCCATGCAACGAATTGTTAACCTCTCCCAATCTCCACGCTATCGATCCCTGGCCCTGTTGTTATCGGTCGTTGGGGCAGGATTGATGGGCTGCGACTCCGCCGAGCGAGGGAATGTCGCCGCTGGGGATGACTCCGGCAGACCTGCTGTAGTCGCGACGAGTACGATCATTGCCGACTGGGCTGATCAGATTGGCGGCGACCAGATTGAACTGACCAGCATCCTCCAGCCCGGTGCCGATCCCCATGTGTATGAGCCTGTGCCCGCCGACAGCATTGCCTTTGAGCGGGCCGATTTGATTCTCTACAACGGCTACAACCTAGAGCCGGGTCTGATTCGGCTGCTGAATGCGGCGGGGGCCAATGCCCAACGACTGGCCGTGGGCGAAGTGGTGCCGCCCCTGGATTTGGAAGACAACGGCAGTACCGTCCCCGACCCCCACGTGTGGGGCGATGTTAGCAACGCCGTGCCCATGGTGGAGGCGATTCGGGATGCGCTGATCGAGTTACATCCCGACCAGGCGGAAACCTTCCGGGCGAATGCCGCCGCCTATATCGAAGAACTGAACCAACTGCACGACTGGATTGGAACCCAAACTGCCACCATTCCCTCGGCCCAACGCCAGCTCGTCACCACCCACGACGCCTTTCAGTACTACGCCAACGCCTACGGCCTGACCGTAGCTGGAACCCTGATCGGCCTCAGCACCGAGGAGCAGCCCAGCGCCCAAACGGTGCAGCAGTTGGTGACGGTGATTCGCAACCTGGGCGTACCCGCCATCTTTGCCGAAACCACCATCAACCCCCAATTAATCCGCACCGTAGCCCAGGAGGCCGGAGTCACCCTAGCCGATCAAGAACTCTACGCCGACTCCATCGGTGAACCGGGCAGCGAGGGCGACAGCTATCTACGCATGATGGCCGCCAATACCCGGGCCATTGTCACCAACCTAGGCGGCACGGTGACGGAACCGTAGCCCTGCATCAGTCCCCATGGCCCCTGTCTCTACTGCGAGATAGAGATGTTTTTAGGAAACGTAAACTAAAGTGAAGACAGTCTCGCCGCCGTCGCCTAGTTTAGCCATCTCCCCTGCGGTGGGAGAGGCCCACTGAAGCCAGGACGGCGGGGATTCGTGGTCAGACGCAGTTGGCTAGAGGATGATCGTCGGTATGGCTACAGATATCAAGGACAACGGGCATCCCAGGCGATGGCGAAATGAGTCCCATCGGCCCTGGCTCGGTAGTATTTTGTTAGTGGCCTTGGCCCTACTGGGTAGCGGCTGTCGGGGTTGGCAAGAACCTACGGCCCTGGCCCAACCCCAGCCATCAACCGAGGAGGCTGGCCCGATTGTGGTGGATGTAGCCACCGCCCAAGCCGCCGCCGCCGAAGCCCGCAGCTACACGGGTAGCACCCAGCCCGTTCGTCAGGTGTCTTTGCGTTCCCAGGCGGAGGGGAGTTTGCTCAACCTCAGCTACAACGTGGGCGACACGGTGGCCCAGGGGCAAGTGGTGGGCACCCTAGAACAAACCCTGCTGCAAACCGCCGTGGGCGAGGCCGAAGCGGAACTGGCGGCGCGGCAGTTTGAAGTTACCCGCGCCGAGGCGGAACTGGCAGACATTCGCACCCGCATCAACCAGGCCAACCTCGACCTTCAACAGGCCCGCAACGATGCCCAACGCCTGCGCACCCTCGCCAACGAGGGAGCCATCGCCGAACAAACCGCCGAACAGGCCGAAACCACCCTGGGCGGTGCCCAACAGGCGCTTACCTCCGCCCAGGAACAGGTGCGCACCCGTGAGCAATCCGTGGCGGCGGCAAGGCAGCGGGTGGTGGCCCAGCAGGCCATTGTGCAAGAAACCCGCCAGCGCCTGTCCTTTGCCAACCTCACCGCCCCCCTCAGCGGCGTGGTGCTAGAGCGGGTGGTGGAACCGGGGGATTTGGTGCGCCCCGGAGAAGCGGTGCTGACCTTGGGCGACCTCTCCGAGGTGGTGGTGGTGATTGAGGTGGCCGACCGCAACCTCAGCGATGTTCGCCTGGGCCAATCCGCCACCGTGACTATCGACGCCCTGCCGGGGGAAACCTTCCGAGGCCAAGTGACGCGCATTTCGCCCCTGGCCGACCGTACCTCTCGCCTAGTGCCCGTAGAAATTACCCTGCCTAACCCCGGTAGCCGCATCGGTAGCGGTCTGCTGGCCAGGGTGACGGGGCTAGGAACGACCACCAACGCTGTTTTGGTACCCGAAAGCGCCCTCTCCGTGGGCGAGGGGGGAGGCCAGGGTGGCCGACCCGGTGGTGGGCCAGGTAGCGCTCCATCGGGAGGGGGAAACAACGGTCAAGCCACTGGCCAAGGCGGTGCCCCAGGAAACCAAATCTTTGTCCTCCAGCCCCAGGGTGATGTCTTCGTTGCGGCCCCTCGTTCGGTGCAAATCGGTGAACGCAGCGACGGCCAAGTGACGGTTCTGGCTGGGCTTTCTCCCGGAGATCGTTATATTGTCCGTAGTGGCCAACCCATTACCCCAGGGGCCACCGTGCAGCCCAGTTTGCTATCGGATTAGGATGCTCCAAGCTAGGGCAGGCGTCCGGCCTGTCAGCCTTGAAGCCCTGCTTCTACCTGAGATTCTGGAATCCTATCGCGGGCCTTGCCCACCCTACCATTCACCCGACTCCTGACTCCCGACTTCTCACGACCCCATTCCCATGACTCAATCTCCCCTTTCTCCCCAACGCTTTAGCATCAGCGGCTTGGCGATTCGGCGGCACATTGGCACCCTGATGCTAGGTCTGACGGTGTTTGTGATGGGCTTTTTCATCAC contains:
- a CDS encoding Fur family transcriptional regulator, which gives rise to MLEVRMGEHDTPLPDTPDSQAMISPGLLKETLNREGFRLTVQRQKILTLFKEKANCHHLSAEEIYQYLGEQGEKISVSTVYRALHVMVKLGLLQELELAEGRKYYELKSPIWEQHHHLVCVQCGDVQEFEDDAITEVTARETRNRGFALLDGQFTVYGLCPRCQGRMEV
- a CDS encoding DNA starvation/stationary phase protection protein, translating into MPITETLLQSYGEVVDNCIGLEKSVTEPIIEGLGTVYASFMALYMQYQKHHFVVEGSEYYMLHDFFSESYEAVQDHAHEVGERLHGLGGVPAGRLTTLANLCAFEPEGDDVYRCRVMIANDMKAEQAMIELIRRLASQAESMGDRATRHLYEQILLKTEERAYHLEHFLTPDSLKLAW
- a CDS encoding (2Fe-2S) ferredoxin domain-containing protein, producing the protein MRDESSRFSRSASAMVVAPAPQPGLSQPSSSPQGQVLRGQYTGPMRSAKGKLKGLILHAAEGEVAVKLPKYLRPMLVRELQPGAWVQVWAYRDDDRWRGLNLIPWPETEVPQALKDALAEAATVARKAVETNGKTCPKPAATKPACIQVCRKGKCFRQGGQHILQALQGEVEGNPDLRHITVEGTGCMGACKQGPNLRVMPQKKMHSRVTPDRAIALLAHVQ
- a CDS encoding Asr1405/Asl0597 family protein, whose product is MPLSSSPVLIGPSSALTLPLDLDRVATWEVYRRLQTLAIPCQCGVHQPLRVSAETPLALAQIWSVVKTQTAPKADLAAHLNRCWQQRIAK
- a CDS encoding Fe(3+) ABC transporter substrate-binding protein, with translation MSSKLGRRAFLGAGAAATAIAVGGLKSQSAQAQFPWFRNRGQVVNLYSSRHYDTDEQLYDGFRQATGIRVNVVEAEADQLIERIRSEGQNSPADLLMTVDAGRLWRAEQEGLFQAVNSSVLTGAIPDHLRHPDGQWFGLTQRARVLMYHKDRVNPSELSSYEDLVDPKWRGRILTRSSTNIYSQSLVGSLIAAHGSEETETWARGLVANLARDPQGGDTDQIRAVAAGLGDVAISNTYYLARLIKSDNAADRAVAEAIGVFFPNQNDRGTHVNISGAGVLRSAPNAAAAIQFLEYLVSPEAQRIFAESNNEYPVVEGVAIDSVVASFGEFRADPLNAAVFGRNNPEALRITDRAGWK
- a CDS encoding glutamyl-tRNA amidotransferase, encoding MAEALKLAVNGTLMRGLELNPNLIQAGAEFLYEATTTPNYRLWSIQDRHPAMVRVAEDGVAVALEVWQMSAGGLVQVLLQEPPGLSIGKVTLSTGETVLGVLGEPILCEGQREISEFGGWRAYRAQSAHP
- a CDS encoding phycobiliprotein lyase, coding for MNLSDIHYFFECCIGHWSIERTYHYLTHQEVERSHTDFQVEAISPDLKRQVLADNAYAVPDNLDGLPGFNLVFHTVSDKGEKVSQELRALFVPKQQTHGIITGDYLRDRAYEEARPIVSSFRYDPSNRELLMTTPYTRVVSVDSIVLVNPKMRIRRILNYQHPEPGQPLDTLVLVGFGVEQKTD
- a CDS encoding phycobiliprotein lyase, encoding MPFSAETARILAEPLVTAFFQETAGEWRSERRYYTLSSGETQEVISQITIDFLEPGHPQLLHLADLHQIGPNTPLICGTAVSWESNYVGTGKKPVKGSTLFGVRGTTLYRDRGFATSKPVTAQYTFRDNRTLQLKTQYNGSSFEEEIRLIGQRYRTRQTVISRAGEELMIGQYLETRC
- a CDS encoding metal ABC transporter permease — encoded protein: MPPSSVLSPTLWPSLALLNWFYEPLQFAFMQRSLAVAVMVGIICSVVGSYLMVQRLALLGDAISHSVLPGLALAFWLGVNIFAGAFIAGVISTVLIAWIHRRSPIKEDAAMGIVFSAFFALGITLITTIQKDNKIDLNHFLFGNILGVTPGDVRDTAIIAALVLLAVALFYKELLFYSFDPLGAQASGLPVGRLNLGLMVLIALTVVASMKVVGVILVLALLITPGATAYLLVPRMHQVMALGAGIGVISSLSGMYLSYYFNLPSGPAIVLVASGFFVLAFFLSPRHGLLTQRSRRATVPPSSRG